GCTTAAGGTTTACCAGAAGGTAGTATTTTTCTTAATAACAGAATTTGCTAATTTCTACCGGACTTCCCGACTCTCGTACGCTGCCGCGAACTTGCAGCTGGTGTTGCTTCAAAATTCAGTTTCCAACTCAACCAAGCCGAAAACTTTTAAATGGTTTACCACGAGTTACGCTGTGCTAAACTTGCGGGAGCAGTGTGCACCCTAATCATGGTTGACACTTTTTTCATCTATTTTAATTTAAAATATTGATAATCAATTATTTAAATAGTTTAATATATGAAAAAGTGTTAACCATGTTAACCCCACCCCCTCACAACACCTAACAATAAAACAATCCAGCAATTCAACAATAAAACAATCCGGCACTAAAGCAATCCAACAATCCACCCCCAACTTTTTCAACCAAAGCCCAACTTTTCCACAATCCCTATTCGCTGCCCCCAATATCTTAAATTAGCCGATTGTAAAAACCAGCACTCATTGGCCAAGGATCACACTAAGGAAACCCCTTTAATGCAGCAATACAACCAGGTAAAAGCCAAATACCCGGGTGCGCTGCTGCTGTTCCGCGTGGGCGATTTTTATGAGACCTTCGGCGAGGATGCCATCAAGGCTTCGGGCATTTTAGGTATTGTGCTAACCCGGCGCGCTAATGGCGCGGCTACGCATATAGAACTGGCCGGGTTCCCGCACCATTCGCTGGAAACCTACCTGCCAAAACTCGTGCGTGCCGGCCAGCGGGTAGCGATATGTGATCAATTGGAGGACCCAAAAACCACCAAAACCATCGTCAAGCGTGGCGTTACCGAACTGGTGACCCCGGGCGTGGCCATCAGCGATAACATTCTTCACCAAAAAAGCAATAACTACCTGGCCTCGCTGTTTTTCGATAAGAATACCATCGGCGTGGCATTTATTGATATTTCGACGGGTGAGTTTTTAACCGCCCAGGGTAATGCGGAGTACATCGATAAGCTGCTGCAGGGGTTTAACCCGAGCGAGGTGATATACCCTAAAAGCAGTCACCGCGATTATATTGATGCCTTTGGCGACCGCTACTATACCTACAAACTGGACGAGTGGCCCTACAGCGGCGACTATGCGGAGGAAACGCTTCTGAAACATTTCGGTGTGAAATCCCTGAAAGGATTTGGTATCGAAAGGCTGGCTTTGGGCATTACCGCGGCCGGGGTGGCGCTGCATTACCTGAACGAGACGGAACACCGCAACCTGCAGCATATATCGGCCATCAGCCGGATAGAGGAGGGGCGCTACCTGTGGCTCGACCGCTACAGCGTGCGCAACCTCGAACTGGTAGGCTCATCCAACGAGAATGCCATTACGTTGGTGGATGTGCTGGATCAAACCTGTTCGCCCATGGGTGCGCGTTTGCTGCGCCGCTGGATAGTGATGCCGCTGAAGGAGATAAAACCCATAAACGACCGCCTGGGCGTTGTGGAATACCTGATCGGTGAGGAACACCTGCGCGAAGAATTGCAAAACAACATCCGCCAGATAGGCGACCTGGAAAGGCTGATCTCCAAAATAGGCCTGCAGCGCGCCAACCCGCGCGAGGTTTGCCAGTTGAAAAAGGCGCTGAAAGCGATAGAGTTGATAAAACAACAATGCCTGGAAGCCAAAAGTGAACCCTTGAGAGCCATCGGCGAACAGCTGAACCCCTGCACCAGCATCAGCGAAAAAATAGAAAAAGAACTGAACCCCGAGCCACCGGTAATGCTGGTGAAAGGCTCGGTCATTAATACAGGTGTTAACGAAGAACTGGATCGCCTGCGCAAAATAGCTTTTGGCGGCAAGGGCTACTTGTTAGAGATACAAAAACGCGAGGCTGAACAAACAGGTATACCATCATTGAAAGTAGCTTTTAACAACGTATTCGGTTATTACCTGGAGGTAACGCATGCACACCGCGACAAGGTCCCCTCCGACTGGATACGCAAACAAACGCTGGTTAATGCCGAACGTTATATAACCCCCGAGCTGAAAGAATACGAAGAACAGATATTAGGCGCCGAAGAAAAAATACTCGCGCTGGAAACGCAACTGTATAACGACCTGCTTTACTCGCTGGCCGAATACATCAGGCCCATACAGCTGAACGCGCAGCTGATAGCCCGGCTGGATGTGCTGCTGAACTTCGCCACGATATCCATTAAAAACTATTATGTAAAGCCGGAGATAAACGACAGCCGCATCATCGATATAAAGGGCGGCCGCCACCCGGTTATTGAAAAGAACCTGCCGCCAGGCGAGGAGTACATCACCAACGATGTGTATCTCGACAGTGAATCGCAGCAGATCATTATTATTACCGGGCCCAATATGGCGGGTAAGTCAGCTTTATTGAGGCAGACAGGCCTGATCGTGCTGATGGCGCAAATGGGTTGCTTTGTCCCCGCTAAATCGGTTTCGATAGGTTTGGTGGATAAAATATTTACCAGGGTGGGGGCGTCGGACAACCTTTCGGCCGGCGAATCAACCTTTATGGTGGAGATGAACGAAACGGCCAGCATCCTCAACAACCTGTCCGACCGCAGCCTGATCCTGCTGGACGAGATCGGTCGTGGTACCTCCACTTACGATGGTATCTCCATCGCCTGGTCCATCGCCGAGTTTTTGCACAATCATCCAACGGCACGGGCAAAGACGCTGTTTGCCACCCACTACCATGAACTGAATGAACTCAGCAATTCGCACCCCCGCATCAAAAACTTTAATGTTACGGTAAAGGAAGTTGGTCACCAGGTCATCTTCCTGCGCAAGCTGGTACCCGGCGGCAGCGAACACAGCTTTGGTATCCACGTAGCCAGGCTGGCCGGCATGCCGCACAAAGTGGTGGCGCGCGCCAACGACATCCTCAAAAAGCTGGAAGCCGAACGCACCGGCGGCGAACACATCAAAGAAAGCATCCGCAAAGTGCAGAAACAAGCCGTACAGATGCAGATGTTTAGCATCGATGACCCGGTATTAGTAAAGATTCGCGATACCCTGAACAACCTCGATGTGAATACGCTTACCCCTGTTGAGGCCCTGATGAAGCTGGATGAGATACAGCGGGTGATTAAAGGGTAGTCGGAAAGTCCGGAAGTCCGCATAAGTCCGAAAGTAAAAATCAACCACGGCATTTCGATGAGTCGGCGGCATGAGGAGAAATGAAATTCTCTATGCGGGAAGGTTCATTGCTGCAGCAGATTTTAAATCTGTAAATTCTTTTAATCCGATAAATCGTGGTTCGGACTATAATTATTCCTTTATCTTAGCATACCAAACCTAATACACATGGAAGTAATTTACGTGTTTGCCTTTATCCTGATCATCGTTTTACTGATCATCAATAACAGCCGCCTTTCCGAAAAGATCGATAATCTCGAGAAGATCATGGTCGATTTGCATCACCTCATCAATAAACTAAAGAAGGATTTAGATATTCCCGCAGCACCACCGGCGGTGATAAAAACGCCGGAAGCACCCAAGCCTGTACTGCCACCACCGCCGGAGCCCGTACCGGAGGTAACGCGGTCGTATACGCCTGAACCGGTAACCCCGCCCATCATCGAGCGCCACAAAGAAGTGATCAACGACCCGATGGCCCTTTTGCGCAAGCCACCGGTAACCATACCACCACCAAGGAAACCTGTTGAGCCACAGCCCTCGTTTTTTGAGCGCCACCCTGACCTGGAAAAATTCATCGGCGAAAACCTGGTGAACAAGATCGGTATCGCCATACTGGTACTGGCCATCGGTTTCTTTGTCAAATACGCTATCGATCAAAACTGGGTAGGGCCGGCGGGCCGCGTTGCCATCGGTATTTTGTGCGGGGGTATTTTGGTAGGTATAGCGCACCGTCTGCGCAAATCTTATGCGGCGTTCAGTTCGGTACTGGTTGGCGGCGGCATTGCGGTGTTTTACTTTACCATTACGCTGGCGTTCCACCAGTTTCACCTGTTCAGCCAAACGGTTTCGTTCATCATTCTTATCGTTATCACTGCATTTGCGGTGGCCCTGTCGCTGCTTTACAACCGGCAGGAACTGGCCATTATTGCCCTTATCGGCGGTATGTCCGGTCCGTTTATGGTCAGTACCGGGCAGGCCAATTATAATGCCCTGTTTACTTATTATATCCTGCTGAATGCCGGCTTGCTGGTCATCGCCTATTTCAAATCATGGCGGATACTCAATATACTGGCTTTCGGCTTAACTGTATTGGTACTCGGCGGCGTAATCTACACCCTGCCGGATAAAGAGGCGGGCACCATGTTTGTTTATGTAAGCATCTTGTACCTGGTATTTTTCTTCACCAATATCGCCAACAATATCAAAGAGAATAAGGCTTTCGTAGGTTCCGATTTTACCATACTGCTGGTAAACACCGCCCTGTATTTTGGCGCCGGCCTGTACCTGCTTACCATCATGCAATACGGGCAATACCGGGGGTTATTCTGCGCAGCTATTGGCGGGCTCAACCTGCTATTGTCATTCATCCTGTTCCGCAGCAAAAAGGCCGATATCAATATTCTTTATCTCCTTATCGGCATCACGTTAACATTCCTGTCGCTTACCGCTCCTATACAACTGCACGGGCATTTTATCACCTTGTTCTGGGCTGCCGAAAGCGCGTTGCTTTACTGGCTTTATACCAAGTCTGATATCAGGCTGATGCGTTTGGCTTCCACTGTTATCTGGGTGGCTATGCTGATGAGCCTGATGATGGATTGGTTCGAACTGTATTCGGCTCCGGCCTTTTATGATAAACCGACCATACACATCTTACCTATCATTGCCAATAAAGGGTTTATAACTGCGGTTTTCTCGGCCGTTTGCAGCTTCTTGTTATACCTGCTCGTCAATCGCTCGGAAAAGGAAAGACGATTGCTTCCGCCTGATGTGTTCAGGTATGGCGCATTTGTGTTGCTGTTTGCCGCAGGCTTGCTCGAGGTAAATCATCAGTTCGTAAGCCGTTATCCAGGCACCGGTCTGAATATCCTGTACCTGATGCTTTACGTGCCGGCCTTTATTTACTTTTTCCTGTCTGTTATGGGCCGCATAGCGTCATTTAAAACACACATGCCGGTCGAAATTGCCTTGTTGACCTTATCCATATTTGTTTACCTGGTTTGCAGCCGCAAATATTTTGATATGCAGGCTTCGGTACTGATCAGTCATAAAACAGATCCTTCGCACCTGTGGGCGCATTGGCTCTCCGATGTGTTTGTATTGTTGTTATTTTATAAACTGATCAGCATTCTCCGCGCCAATTTTGAAGCATCCGGAAAAGCAGCGACATGGTTTTTAACCGCCGCGTTGGTAACTTTCCTTAGTCTTGAGGTTTGCCTCATTGTCAATTCAGTGTTTTATCAGCCGGGCAGATATCTCGAACATATACAACTCGTGTACATCAAAACCGGGCTGCCTGTGTTGTGGGGTATATCGTCCTTCGCGCTGATGTGGCTTGGTATGCGTTACAAGACAAGGGTGTTGCGTATTATTTCGTTAACACTGTTTAGCATAACTTTGGTAAAGCTTTTTGTTTACGATATCGAAAATATCCCGGCAGGTGGAAAAATTGCGGCATTCTTCTGTCTTGGCGTATTATTGCTGATCATTTCGTTTATGTACCAAAAAGTGAAATATATTATTAAGGATGATGACGCCAACCCTGAAAATTAAAATATCAGCTATACTTTCCGGCTGCCTGCTGCCCTGGTTCGCGTTTGCGCAATCGGTGCATCAGTTTAAATATAGGGCCGATATTGCAAACATCGATTCCAGCGGAGTTTACAAGATCGAACTACAGCCTGATTTTATAGCTAAGAGCGTAAAAGGGGAGCTGTATGATATTCGCATAGATGATGAAACCGGGAAATTTGTGGCCTATTCCATCATCACTAACCCTTTAGATAAGGTAAAGCCTGTTTTTGTCGATTTTCCGGAAGTAAAGCCAAATACCGCATCTGATAGCGCAACAATTTATATTGCCGAAAATAAAGGCAAAACCAGGATTAGCGAATTATGGCTGCAACTGAAAAATACTGCTGTAAGCCGGTTAGCAAACCTGTCGGGCAGTGACGATCTGCAGCATTGGTTCGCAATACGCGAGGATATCCGGTTGCAGGATGGCGGTGAAAGCGAGAATACTGAATTTGATCAGGTGCTCAATTTCCCGGCAAGTGATTACCGCTATTTCAGGGTGACCATCCGCAATAAAAATAAGGACATGGTAAAGGTTATTCGCTCGGGTATCTATGTTTCGGACGAAGCCGGCTTAAATAAAATGATGCTCTCACCATTGCCCGCTGTCAGGCTCAGTTCAAGGGGCGAAAGCAAACAGACCAGCTATTTTGTAGAACTTGGCGATAGTTACCTGGTTAATCAGTTGCACCTCGATGTTTCTTCGCCGAAATACTATAACCGGCGCATTAGCATTTATGATGTGGGTAATAATATAAACCAGGCCCTTATTGATACCCGTATCAGTTCATCTGGTTCAAACTATTTTATTATATCGGCCAAGACCAATAAACTGCGTGTCGATATTGTCAACGGCGATGATAATCCTCTAATTATTAAAGATATCCGGGCTTACCAGCAAAAACAATTCGCTGTAAGCTATCTCGAAAAAAGGCACCATTATGCATTGCTCGCAGGCGATTCAACCGCTAATGAAGTAAGCTACGATTTAAGCTTTATGCATTCGGAACCATTGTCACAATTCTCGTTGATCAGCCATTCGGCCGTTTATGAGAACCCAGCTTTCGGTGCACGCCATTTCGCCGTTAAGCGCGATTACACCCTGCTGATATGGGTATCTATCGCCGTTGTTTTGCTTATCCTTGGCCTGCTTACCTGGCGCATGGTTAAGGAGATCACCCCTAAACCATAAATCTGTAAAGTCCTTCCGCCAAACTAAGGAAGAATTGAGGTAGGGTATGTTGATATGTTAAAAACCCCATGTAACCCACCGGACGCATTCACCGTATTTTTATACCATGCGGAAAAGATATGCCTTATTGATCTGTCTGTTTGCGGTAATTATCCTCTCGTCCTGTCACTCAAAAAAAGCGGTGATGCGCGGCGAACCAGGCGAAGTTGTTGCCCCGCAGCCATCGATTGCTGAAAAGTATTCTTCAATTTTAGGTGTAGATAAAAACCAGATCCAAAACGGGCGCCTGTACGCATTTATCGACCAGTGGATGGGCACGCCCTATAAGTTCGGCGGGCTCGACCATGACGGTATCGACTGTTCGGGCCTCTCTTTTTTACTGGAGCAGCAGGTATATGGCCTCAATATCCCGCGTACAACCGGGCAGCAGGTGGCCGTTATCAAACGCAAATACGAAGAAGAATTACAGGAAGGTGATCTGGTGTTTTTCGATTACGACGGCAAGAAATTCAGCCACGTGGGTGTCTACCTTCAAAATGGGTACTATGTACACGCCAGTTCCACTAAAGGCGTTATCATCGTCAAGCTGCACGATCCCTACACTTACAAATACTTTTCGCGTTGCGGCTCGGTTACAGCCGACGCCGATACGTCGGCGGGCAAATAGAAGCCTGCTCCGAGCGCGCATCCTTTTACCACATTCTCCGTTATATTCAGCGATGCCAGTTTCAATAAATATTTGATTAATTTTGCGGTATGGCTGACGAAAAGGAAAGATACGATTTCTGGACAAAGTATAAGAAGTTCGCCGCTACCGAAATATTGCTCTACGTGATCATGATCGTCGGCATCATCCTCGGCATCATTATTTTCAGCTGATCATTTTTTGGACAGTGTAACATTATAATTGTCGGCGGCGCGCACTTTATCATAAAAGTCGAGTATGTCTTCATAAACAGCCTTATTGAACGTGCCATCCTTTAACTGTAATTTCCGTTCATAAACCAGCTCATTTCCTTTTACCGTCATTTTAGCTGTAAAATTTCCAAAGGCTTTATCTATCGACAAGTTTAATGGTTCGGAATCCAGCACATAACCCTCGGGCAGGGTATAGGTAACCCTGTCCTGTTCTGTAAAACCGTGGGGTATATATACCGGGTTCACCCGGTTCCTTACCTGGTGCAGGCCCAGCGAGATCCTGTCTATGGAGTTAAGGGAGAAAAAGAACTTGCCACCGCTAACCGCTCCGTATTCCCGTGCCGACAGCTTTACATTTTCGTACGTAGCCGGATCGAGGCTTTTATCCTGCCTGTAGTCAAGTGCTTTGATGTCCAGGTTGTTAATGGGATAGTATCGTTTAAAGTCTTTCAGCCGCTCCGTTTGCGACTTGGCTATCATCGATTCGCGGTCGTCATACTCCAGTCCCCTGAACACCGATCTAATTTCGCCGCTCAGCTCGCCGGCGTCATTCAATACAAAACTGGCATCCCGTTTTACCAGGTTGTCTTTGGCTTCGTACCTTGGCGTGTGTAGCAGCTTACCACCTTCCGGGGTGCAGGCCAGCACGGTGCGGTCGTCTGTAAAATCGCCCAAAAAACCAAATGGAAGATGTTGGGCGGTACATTCCAGCCAAGTGGTATCGTTCTTGAACGGAAGGCATAGAATAATATGATTACCCTGCATGCTGGCAAAATCAGTTAACATACTTTTTTTCTCGTCGTGGTCGCCCCAAACCACGCAATACCACGAGTCGATACCCGCAACTTTCAGCAGCGACCGTGTATAATTCACGAGTGCCTTGCAATCACCATAGCCTTGCCTGTCTACATCCGAAGCCAGGAAAGGCTGAAAACCTCCGATACCTACCTGCACGCTGATATAATGGGTTTTTTGCTGCATATACTCGTATATCTTTTTTGCTTTCAGCTTCGGGTCGCTTATGCCGGCCGTTAGGTTTTTAATGTATTGCGCGGTTTCTTCGGGGATATCGGTACGGCCGGTAAGCAGGTCGTCGTATTCCCATTTGCCCAATTGCTGCCAGTTGGTAAACTGACCCGAATGTTTATCGTAGTAAAATTTTTCGGGCGCTATCATCAGCTTCAGCCTATACTGATCATCAACCGGGCTCCATGGCTCGTCCCTGCGGGCCTTCAGATTGGCCGCGGTCCAGTTGTAAATTTTATTGCCTTCTTTATCGGTCGACAGGCTCACTTTTGAGGGTAAATTGAAATCCTTATACCGGATATTGAAGCCGGGTTTACAAATAAAAGTGTAAGTGCTTTTTTCTACCGCTACATTCGTTTCATATTGTGGTTCCCAGGGAGCAAATCCTAACGATTGCTTCACCTTCATCTCATATTCGAACTCAACGGTATAAGGGTAACTGGTTACCGCTCTCGAATAATGTTTTACACGGTCGTCCTGGAAAAGCGAAAAACCGTCGCTCACCGCCTCGTCGTCAAACTCACGTTCGCTTATTTTTCGCTCAACCTTCCCGAATTCGTTATATATAAACCCCCTGATATATTTTACCGACATCAGGTTATCGTAAAACACATTCAAATCAGTTTTTTCGTCACCATTTTTATTCAGTACGGTAATTACCCGCTTTACGTGGTAGATGACATTATCCGGCTCTTTAACTTCGGTAATTATCTCCTCGTTTCTTATAACCGCACTTGCGTAAGGCAGCAGTTCGCCGGGGATAAGGCTTGCGGCATAATTATTCTGGGCCGATACCTTTATGCCGGCGATCAGCAATAAAAAAGTTAGTGTTCGCCTCATGATTTTTTCTTAAACACCAGCTGAGTTTTTTCCGCGGTCACTATCCGGTTAAAAAGTTCCTTCAGGCTGGTGTATTCATCCGTCCCGAAAACGGAACTATTGATCTGTGTTACATACGAAAATGTGAAAGTACTGCCATCGTTCTGGAAATCGGTTATAAACCGGCCCCCCTGGCTTGCCATCGAAAACGCCAACCCCTGCGGCGGGTTCTCGATAGCATACTGTGCCGGTAAATGAACGGTAATAATATACCGCTCTTCTGATGGTATGCCCATATCAACGGGGTAGTCGCGGTGCGCAAGTTTAAAAGGATTGGTCTTGATCTTGCCGATAATAAACGGATTAAACCCAAGGCGGTCATGATTCATGCCATCGAAAGCGTTCATTTCCACCTGGTAGGTTTCGCCCACGGGCATATCCAGGCTGTCCACGTTTACAATGTCCGACTTTAAAATTTTGGTGCCCGGCATATCGGTGCTTAAATGATCTACATATTCGTCAAGCGAGTTGTATTTTTTTATTTCCTTTCGCCGCAGGTACCCGCTATAGCTGGACGAATAGCGAATAATATTACCTTTTAACTTACCATCGTCGCCAAGGGTAAGGTCAATATTGTAGGTTGTTTTAGCCCGTTGTGCCGTATTCATGTCCATCCAGTACGATGGCTTGTCGACGCTGAACACCCTGCCCTCGTCATTCAGGCAACGCAAAGGCAGCATACCAAAGGGCAGCATGGGATCGGTAGCATCCAGCAGGTACACCTTGCCGTCAATTGAAGTTCTGGCTATTACGTAGTCGAAATCGTTGATAGTAGGGTACAATTTATTGATGGAACCGTTCTCCCGGGTCGAGATCAAAACAGCTTCGGCCGGTACGCCCGCTGATGTAAGTGCGTTTACCAGCGCCAGGTTTATATCCCCTGCGTCGCCGGTATGCGCATCCAGAGCTTTTTTTATTCCGTCTACACTGCCGTCGTTGTCTCTTTCGTTCCACTTAAAACTCTTCTGAATAAATGTGTAAACCGCTTTTGCTTTCGACAGGCTGTCCGTTTTTCCTGCTATCGCGGGGGCAACCCTGTCCTTTAGCATCTCCTTCCGTTTCAGTTGCCCGCCAAACCAATATTGTTCCTTTAGCTCGCGGTCAAGGTCCTTCCAGTCCTTTGAATACTTTTCTTTTGCGCCGGTTTGCAGGTTTGTAAATTCAACCAACTGCCAGTAAACCCCCGACAAGTAGTTATTCGGCGATGTCATGTATTCCTCCCGCACAAATGCCGGAACGTCTTTCATGGTAAATGTCAGGTGCGAGCAATCGCATTTGGCGCCATGAAAGGTAAAACACTCGCGTTCGATATCGGCTTTGCTGTCTGTCAGTTTGAGATAGCCACGTAATGATGCGTTATAGTTCCAGAAGCCGGGTATAAGGGCCTCAAATTGCGAGTTGAGTTTAGGAAGATAATCCTGGAACATCCACGAATGGAAGTGGTTCCAATAATAGGGCGACTCGATCTCATATTTGATATCGATAATACAGCCTTTACGCAGTGCGGGCATGGCAAACTTAACCAGCGTATGGTGTTTATCCTGTTCAACACGAAATATCTTTTTGGGATCGAGCTCTGCCTTTTGCAGGTTGCCCGCATCATCTTTGTAATAGGTGATCGCTTTTACATCAACCAATTTTTCATAGACCAATCCATCACTGCTATAAACCGGTATCTCGAAGGTTCCGTATCGCTCAAATTCTTTATCGTCAAAAAACTTGATCTTAATGTGATGGTCAAATATAAGGTTAACATCCTCGCTATTGGTTTCGCTTATCCTGGCACGGCCATGTTCGTTCAAAACAAGGGCATGTGCTGATGTATCTTTGTCATATTTTTGCATATCCATCTCCTCCTGGCTCACCTCGCCGAATGGAAAATCCTGGGCAAATGTTACGGATGAAATTAGAGTGATGGCGATAAGGAGTATAAATTTTCTCATATTGTATATAAAGTTTGGTTTGTTCAAATTAAAAAAAATTAAACGGATATATAAATATTTAAAAAATTTAATCGGCTCGAAACTTTTTATGACCTTTACGCCTCTGCATTTATAAAATGAAATTAAATCTAAAACGCCCGCTGGCCTTCTTTGATATCGAATCTACCGGCACTAATGTGGGCTCCGACCGTATAGTCGAACTGTCTGTTATCAAAATGAACCCGGATGGAAGCGAGGAGGTAAAAACCTGGCGCATGAACCCGGGCATGCCGATCCCGCTCGAATCGTCACTGGTGCATGGGATATACGATGAGCATATAAAGGACGAACCTGCTTTTGGTGTGCTGGCCGCGTCTGTAGCGGAATTTATTGGCGACAGCGACCTGGCGGGTTACAATTCCAATAAGTTTGATATACCGATGCTGATGGAGGAGTTTTTGCGCGTTGGGATTAATTTTGACCTGGAGAACCGGTTTTTTGTCGATGTGCAGAACATTTTTCACCAG
Above is a window of Mucilaginibacter ginsenosidivorans DNA encoding:
- the mutS gene encoding DNA mismatch repair protein MutS; this translates as MQQYNQVKAKYPGALLLFRVGDFYETFGEDAIKASGILGIVLTRRANGAATHIELAGFPHHSLETYLPKLVRAGQRVAICDQLEDPKTTKTIVKRGVTELVTPGVAISDNILHQKSNNYLASLFFDKNTIGVAFIDISTGEFLTAQGNAEYIDKLLQGFNPSEVIYPKSSHRDYIDAFGDRYYTYKLDEWPYSGDYAEETLLKHFGVKSLKGFGIERLALGITAAGVALHYLNETEHRNLQHISAISRIEEGRYLWLDRYSVRNLELVGSSNENAITLVDVLDQTCSPMGARLLRRWIVMPLKEIKPINDRLGVVEYLIGEEHLREELQNNIRQIGDLERLISKIGLQRANPREVCQLKKALKAIELIKQQCLEAKSEPLRAIGEQLNPCTSISEKIEKELNPEPPVMLVKGSVINTGVNEELDRLRKIAFGGKGYLLEIQKREAEQTGIPSLKVAFNNVFGYYLEVTHAHRDKVPSDWIRKQTLVNAERYITPELKEYEEQILGAEEKILALETQLYNDLLYSLAEYIRPIQLNAQLIARLDVLLNFATISIKNYYVKPEINDSRIIDIKGGRHPVIEKNLPPGEEYITNDVYLDSESQQIIIITGPNMAGKSALLRQTGLIVLMAQMGCFVPAKSVSIGLVDKIFTRVGASDNLSAGESTFMVEMNETASILNNLSDRSLILLDEIGRGTSTYDGISIAWSIAEFLHNHPTARAKTLFATHYHELNELSNSHPRIKNFNVTVKEVGHQVIFLRKLVPGGSEHSFGIHVARLAGMPHKVVARANDILKKLEAERTGGEHIKESIRKVQKQAVQMQMFSIDDPVLVKIRDTLNNLDVNTLTPVEALMKLDEIQRVIKG
- a CDS encoding DUF2339 domain-containing protein, producing the protein MEVIYVFAFILIIVLLIINNSRLSEKIDNLEKIMVDLHHLINKLKKDLDIPAAPPAVIKTPEAPKPVLPPPPEPVPEVTRSYTPEPVTPPIIERHKEVINDPMALLRKPPVTIPPPRKPVEPQPSFFERHPDLEKFIGENLVNKIGIAILVLAIGFFVKYAIDQNWVGPAGRVAIGILCGGILVGIAHRLRKSYAAFSSVLVGGGIAVFYFTITLAFHQFHLFSQTVSFIILIVITAFAVALSLLYNRQELAIIALIGGMSGPFMVSTGQANYNALFTYYILLNAGLLVIAYFKSWRILNILAFGLTVLVLGGVIYTLPDKEAGTMFVYVSILYLVFFFTNIANNIKENKAFVGSDFTILLVNTALYFGAGLYLLTIMQYGQYRGLFCAAIGGLNLLLSFILFRSKKADINILYLLIGITLTFLSLTAPIQLHGHFITLFWAAESALLYWLYTKSDIRLMRLASTVIWVAMLMSLMMDWFELYSAPAFYDKPTIHILPIIANKGFITAVFSAVCSFLLYLLVNRSEKERRLLPPDVFRYGAFVLLFAAGLLEVNHQFVSRYPGTGLNILYLMLYVPAFIYFFLSVMGRIASFKTHMPVEIALLTLSIFVYLVCSRKYFDMQASVLISHKTDPSHLWAHWLSDVFVLLLFYKLISILRANFEASGKAATWFLTAALVTFLSLEVCLIVNSVFYQPGRYLEHIQLVYIKTGLPVLWGISSFALMWLGMRYKTRVLRIISLTLFSITLVKLFVYDIENIPAGGKIAAFFCLGVLLLIISFMYQKVKYIIKDDDANPEN
- a CDS encoding C40 family peptidase — translated: MRKRYALLICLFAVIILSSCHSKKAVMRGEPGEVVAPQPSIAEKYSSILGVDKNQIQNGRLYAFIDQWMGTPYKFGGLDHDGIDCSGLSFLLEQQVYGLNIPRTTGQQVAVIKRKYEEELQEGDLVFFDYDGKKFSHVGVYLQNGYYVHASSTKGVIIVKLHDPYTYKYFSRCGSVTADADTSAGK
- a CDS encoding DUF3857 domain-containing protein, which gives rise to MRRTLTFLLLIAGIKVSAQNNYAASLIPGELLPYASAVIRNEEIITEVKEPDNVIYHVKRVITVLNKNGDEKTDLNVFYDNLMSVKYIRGFIYNEFGKVERKISEREFDDEAVSDGFSLFQDDRVKHYSRAVTSYPYTVEFEYEMKVKQSLGFAPWEPQYETNVAVEKSTYTFICKPGFNIRYKDFNLPSKVSLSTDKEGNKIYNWTAANLKARRDEPWSPVDDQYRLKLMIAPEKFYYDKHSGQFTNWQQLGKWEYDDLLTGRTDIPEETAQYIKNLTAGISDPKLKAKKIYEYMQQKTHYISVQVGIGGFQPFLASDVDRQGYGDCKALVNYTRSLLKVAGIDSWYCVVWGDHDEKKSMLTDFASMQGNHIILCLPFKNDTTWLECTAQHLPFGFLGDFTDDRTVLACTPEGGKLLHTPRYEAKDNLVKRDASFVLNDAGELSGEIRSVFRGLEYDDRESMIAKSQTERLKDFKRYYPINNLDIKALDYRQDKSLDPATYENVKLSAREYGAVSGGKFFFSLNSIDRISLGLHQVRNRVNPVYIPHGFTEQDRVTYTLPEGYVLDSEPLNLSIDKAFGNFTAKMTVKGNELVYERKLQLKDGTFNKAVYEDILDFYDKVRAADNYNVTLSKK
- a CDS encoding DUF3857 domain-containing protein, whose product is MRKFILLIAITLISSVTFAQDFPFGEVSQEEMDMQKYDKDTSAHALVLNEHGRARISETNSEDVNLIFDHHIKIKFFDDKEFERYGTFEIPVYSSDGLVYEKLVDVKAITYYKDDAGNLQKAELDPKKIFRVEQDKHHTLVKFAMPALRKGCIIDIKYEIESPYYWNHFHSWMFQDYLPKLNSQFEALIPGFWNYNASLRGYLKLTDSKADIERECFTFHGAKCDCSHLTFTMKDVPAFVREEYMTSPNNYLSGVYWQLVEFTNLQTGAKEKYSKDWKDLDRELKEQYWFGGQLKRKEMLKDRVAPAIAGKTDSLSKAKAVYTFIQKSFKWNERDNDGSVDGIKKALDAHTGDAGDINLALVNALTSAGVPAEAVLISTRENGSINKLYPTINDFDYVIARTSIDGKVYLLDATDPMLPFGMLPLRCLNDEGRVFSVDKPSYWMDMNTAQRAKTTYNIDLTLGDDGKLKGNIIRYSSSYSGYLRRKEIKKYNSLDEYVDHLSTDMPGTKILKSDIVNVDSLDMPVGETYQVEMNAFDGMNHDRLGFNPFIIGKIKTNPFKLAHRDYPVDMGIPSEERYIITVHLPAQYAIENPPQGLAFSMASQGGRFITDFQNDGSTFTFSYVTQINSSVFGTDEYTSLKELFNRIVTAEKTQLVFKKKS